aattaaacaaaaataaattaatgaaacgTGAAATATACAAGAAAAAAATGCATACCAACGATTAATAAGCAACGATGtactaaaatcatttttcatgAAATTCAGATATTTTCTTCTCTGTGGTCATTTCACACACCATACACAAATGAAAAATGTAACAGCATATACAAACTGTCAATCTTGACAATGTTTTCAAGTAATGCGTGAAGAGTGACAACAAATATGTGACAGCAAACCTAATCCAGATACAATTGCACCATCCATGGCAATTATACCGCATATAATACACAAAATAAGGTGGTTCACATTGCACAATGAAAACACAAATGAAGAATTTTCACAGAAGGCAAAACCTGTTCAGGTTGAAGCGATCTCAAGTAATCCAGTAAATCATTcttttcttctccaacaaaCTGTTGCATTTGAAGAGCAGCACTCTTCCTTTTCACTTCACGTAGCTCCTTTAAAAATTTCccaaaaaagaaggaaaagacATAAATGAGAAAATAAGTTCATTGTAATGGTAGCCTAATTGCAATTGAGACACTTGAAAGCAGATAGATCATTTCCAACGGACAAATTATAGACCATAatcaaaattgaatttgaagGATGAAGCATACCATGAGATATATGGCAAGCAATAACTAACAGTGTCCAATGCAAAATTAATTTCACAGACAGTTCAATGCACCATGAACACAATGCATAAAATCCTTCAAATGTAAAGGatcttcaatcttcaattcTACAGTATACCTTTTTCATGGAAGACAAACGAGATTGCAGATTGGAAATATATTCTTGAGCTTCTGCAGATATTTGACCAAGGTCTTGAATGTCAACGTCCTCATGAAGCTTTTGAACTTTGGAAGACAAATTATTCTTTCTACTGAAGTCAATTACATTTACACTGTCACGTAGCAGCTCTCGTAAATCGAACTTAGTACTTTCTGCCTTCGGCTTCTCTAGATCTCTATCGCACATATCAAGAGTTTTCTCCAGACAAAGCCTATATTCAGCATTGCGCAATGTATACCTATAAGACATGAAGAGAGCTTTTTATATAATCATATTCCCTCCATTTGAATAAACATTTCTTGACAATGCATGATGTGATTAGCATTGTTCAGAAGCTTCAAAATTTGGGGACATCTATCAAGTATCAACAACAGATATTCTCGCAGGTTAAAAGGTTTTGGGTATGAAACATTCGCTCTCTTCTCCAAATGGATTGCCCtccatatatttaaatttaaataactcaGTGAATAGGAAAAACTAAGGGCATGTTTGGTTGGAGGTGGATGGAGGGGAGAAGTGGGGAGGGaggatttttaattttatgtgtttggtttattttttaGAAGGGGAGAGGAGCAAAATCCCTCCTAGACCCACTTTTTGATTCCCCCCAAAGTGGGGGGATTTGGAGGGGAGGGGAGGTAACTAAAAACACTTATAATCATTTAAATCCCTCCCCTCCCCTTGAaccaaacatatttttaattaaaattcttctCTTCCCCTTCCTTCTTTTGAACCAAACATGTCTCTACTTCCCTCCTCTCTCTTCCCCTTCATCGAACCATTTAGGCCCTAACTACCATTGTCAAGAGAGCATAATTCATATGGGATTTTGACAAACAATTAATTAAGTGTTTATAGTATAAACATTTATGATAGAAATGCTTATGTATATgatatttctataacaaaaaataaaataaaatcaaactacTTTCATTTAAGCTATAAGTTGTTGTCGCAAACTagagcttatgaaaataagttGAACATGTCAAAAGTGTTTCCAGACAGTCTCACAGGTGCTTATGTCTTACAGATAGATAAGCAAGCTCAAATGAGTCAATCAAAACAAGTCTTTTAAAGTAAACAATACTCGTATATATAACCATAATAACAACAATCCTATGAACTCAATAGAAAGAACATGAAAATTTAACTGTATAACAAAGACATAGAAATTGAACTACTAACCCAGTCATCATTGAAGAAATAAGTAACTTCGAGAGCGGTTTCCATAATGCCTCAATGACGACATGAAATTGATCAGATGGAAGCAGGCCAAGCATACCAGAAATAGTCCTTTTCATTGCGTCTGCTGTAGTTGGTGGAACATCTTTCTGTATATGACTCACATCTAGAGGTTCAATCTCTTGTATCAATTCCGAAAGTGCTGATTTCTACAAGAAATAATAACAAGTCAATTGTCAAATTCActaagaaaaacaaaacataataatcaaataatagGTATTGAAAATGAATAGATTGAGGGAATTAAGTAACCTTGGAGGTGAAGTCGTCGAAGGATTGAGTTGAAGCAGCGAGAACAAGAAAGGGGGGACGAGAATTTGTAGGGTTTGAGGGGTAACGGAGAGGAGAGAAAGAGGGACGGAAACGGTTACGTGAANNNNNNNNNNNNNNNNNAAGAGAGGAGGAGATGGAGAGGATGGAGGAAAGGGTTGCCATGTCTCGTCTCGAGAATGAGTCGATAACACAACAACCACTCCTCTCTGTCTcttcttctcttctcttctctttcAATGTTTTGGAGTTGCAgccacaattaaaaagaaaattgagtAATTTGTGTGGGTGTGGATGATGTAAATGTAATAAATTAAGCACTAGCAAACATACGATTGATGTGTCGATCAAGATTAGTCCAAAGTCCAAATGCTGGACGTTTTGCTCTGCTATGCTCTACTGCATGACACCCAAGACAAGTTAGCCAACAGATTCCaactaaatacatatataatatatatttatttaatttcattttgtttaatttttttttaatctaaactATGGTAATATACACACattctcttcttttttcaaattaaatacgAAAATATAATTCACAATGATTTTGTTAATTAGATTTATGCCCAAACTTAAAAGaagatttatcttttttttttcctggaATACCATTCAACTATAGCAATATTTTGTAAAAGTCTAAATCCAATAATCACAcaataataaacttttttttgttaaatattgctaaatttttatattttttggtctaaaactaccattcaaaatttttttctttattttatttaaatagatgattttcactcatatttaattttaatttcgtATTTTTGTTGCGGTTTATTCGTCTATGTGTGCcgctttatatttttttgttttggtgCCACGTTTTTTTCCATCTTGATATAGTATTCgttttgattttgattgatAGATTAGTTTTGATCtcttacaaattttaataaattacatAGAGATCACAATATAACCCGCACTCACGGGTACCGATTCGAATCTGTTTGATTTTTCGCAAAAAAACCTGCTTTAATTGTATGCGTACAGATTTTTTTCGAAATTAAAATTCGAGAGTGGAGACGAATTTAGAGTGATATCTACCCCGCACCCGCCCTTGAACCCACTTCGCaaataatattatagtaatttttaaattttctatacacatatattgaatataattaatattttttttaaatattaaaattataaatttaactatgtagataatatttttttaattttattattgtctaataatacttattttattatattaattataatagatatgattttaaatttataattttatatatatgaatgtgtGCGTTTGCGGTGAAATAGGTGCGAGTTTTCCTCAATGAACCGGTGCAGGATGGAGGAGGCAAAATGCGTTTCCGCTTCATTGTCGTGCTTACTTACAAATCCAAATACATAAAGTTCGAATAATTGAATTTTGTCATATATATTACCGTTTTATactatattgttattttaaattattaacttaTATAACATAAGTTTGTTAgcatatttactattttttcaataaattgatattgtatcaatatattttataattttaatcgataaatatattttcttttaataaattttctctcaaaatttacaataacaatttaataaattacgCTAAACGTTGTGAAATCCTTTAGAAAGTGGTAgacaaaattcaataaatgcAAATGAAATCAATATGATAATACAATCACTTAAATAAACTATTCATTTCGTctctaattataattttcttttattattttaatataatttttttaaaactctttacttcttttaaaaaaaaaaaaaatccatttaagtcttttattatttaatataagatttttaaaactCTGCGTACAATAATtacttcttttaaaaaaatccatGTAAGTTACCATTGAAAACGTAAAATAGTTTTTCTCTCTTATAATGTCaatgactttaaaaaataaatatgtaaaagtaatatattctatagataaatttaatattataactacTTTTTTAACTACGATTAAATTCTGTAAGGATCTTATAATAAGGAAATGAGACATTTGTATTTGAAAAACCAAATACTATTACCACTTTTTTAAAGTTAGGAAAAGatcaactctaatttttttcagTGGCCATACAGTTGCACTAAGATGTAAAATTCAGTGGTTTTTACCGATTCTACATTAGAGTGTcttctctaatttattttttaaaataatatttttatatgttcggttttttcaaaaatatcattttatattctTAAACCATGTCTTTTTTGTTTACTTTAAGTAGTTGAAAATATACTATAGTGCATTTTATATTCGACcattgttgttttattttagttattataatttttttattaattattgtaaaattTGTTCATACTAAAATTGATTGATgtgtataatatttattttaattattatgagaatcctattaaaagaaataaaattgaatattttatatattacaaacatcaatttaaaatttggaaaactaaaattcaacaaacaaactaaataacaataaataaaagaaaaataaagaatatttataagaattaaaaataacaaaatattaattgtaaaaaataaattaatttcaattaaaaacaaattatttaaaaaaaattaaatttaaatcttaATCAAAACAATTCATAGAATTGTACTTAATTTTGGATCGACTGTAAATTACTAAATTTATAGTGATAAAGAGcgttaaaaaacctaaaataaaagaaaattacacGCAGGTAGCGGTATTAAAAAAAGGAGGGGGTGCGGTTAACAGCTCCGTTACCAATACGGAATCTGAATGCAACGCAAGCCCTATAATAAACGGCAATGGTGGCCCAGATTTGCAGGAGTAGTGTATGAGTGTAAACGAAGGTTACCACCGATTTTTTCTCTCCTTCGCGCTGAGATTCAGAAAAAGGGAATAAACAAACAACTCTCTCACCAACACCAACACAAACATAAAACACCACTCaactctctttctctctctctctctctctctctctctctctctttcgtTCGCCCTCTTCCCTCTTCACATTNNNNNNNNNNNNNNNNNNNNNNNNNNNNNNNNNNNNNNNNNNNNNNNNNNNNNNNNNNNNNNNNNNNNNNNNNNNCTTTCCCTATTTTTCAATTTACTATTTGCTTTCATACCTTGTGCTTTTCAGTTATTACTTTCTTTCAACTTTCCGTTGCTTCGCATAATCATTTTCATATAGTTTCTCTACATGGGAGGGATGATGCTTTTGTTTATTTCTTGCATACgaattgcttaaatatcttatCTTTTGCTGTCGTTGTTTACTTGGTGTTGTTGTTTTTCGAAGTTGTCAACAAAACGAACACTGAACTTTACTTTATAATTAACATAGCACAATCAAATATCTAAATCTTGAAAGCTGTTTGCAAAAGCAACTCATTTGCTGATTTGGTGTTTTGAACTCTATTCTTTTTCACATCCCCAAATTCTCTCTAGCTTACTCTGTTATTTATTGTTTCT
The genomic region above belongs to Cicer arietinum cultivar CDC Frontier isolate Library 1 chromosome 4, Cicar.CDCFrontier_v2.0, whole genome shotgun sequence and contains:
- the LOC101500430 gene encoding uncharacterized protein; translation: MATLSSILSISSSLXXXXXXSRNRFRPSFSPLRYPSNPTNSRPPFLVLAASTQSFDDFTSKKSALSELIQEIEPLDVSHIQKDVPPTTADAMKRTISGMLGLLPSDQFHVVIEALWKPLSKLLISSMMTGYTLRNAEYRLCLEKTLDMCDRDLEKPKAESTKFDLRELLRDSVNVIDFSRKNNLSSKVQKLHEDVDIQDLGQISAEAQEYISNLQSRLSSMKKELREVKRKSAALQMQQFVGEEKNDLLDYLRSLQPEQVAQLSEFTSPELKDIILSVVHGLLATLSPKMHSKPSTMSENATVGATNVGSEDCAEVENSSLQFQPFISLTRDYLARLLFWCMLLGHYLRGLEYRIELTELLSLTSDAENGSSGNEQIA